A part of Pectinatus sottacetonis genomic DNA contains:
- a CDS encoding DEAD/DEAH box helicase: MDIIEKKFQNNLFAGIQSNGVYLQPEQIVGTWGNGIHDGKLRPAQIGAVCAIKSRWTIKGNNSTIVMPTGTGKTETMLAVIVAGKILRSLVVVPSDLLRSQLYEKFKNFGILYQIGVLDDDIKTPNVLKLEHSTKNFDEFKQAILQSNVIISTMSLLQHLSSQQVNFLADNVNLFMVDEAHHIASRTWANTKKWFLTNKILQFTATPFREDGEKVDGTIIYNFPLSLAQEQGYFKKIQFVSVEEYDDRKSDLAIATKAVSLLKKDIQAEYKHILLVRGNTITRANELFKIYNKKFSQYHPVLITNKQSKKEQQENLLLLKSLKSKILVCVDMFGEGIDIPNLKIAAIHDKYKSMPITLQFIGRFARAADGVGSAKIVANIADDNIVEAIEDLYSQDADWNKLLPLKADEFIDSEISLQKMVSGFQGNGIDKLNISQIRTKVSMIAYKTVGKQWHPDNWIHIFSSDSCRRFINQKEKIMIIVEPTEIGVKWTNQKDFNDLEWHLYIIYWNCEKNVVFLNATDKSKGYRLIKAIFDVEPKTIKSDIVFRSFSGIKRLMLGTVGLNSAIDGPVRYKMFAGIDVAEGISESQKANCVKSNLFGNGYNGKGRISIGASYKGTIWSRWIESIDFWKNWCNQIIDKVLDVNIDVKDILKGVLTRQIIKKLPSRPPYRIDWPFRLENECNENLWLSNTVIDIPFYESSIELCYNEITDEKIVFKVYTDAFEEKISFVIEPDGEKLSSISNTKLLIKNRRESKSLLEFFRENYPIIWFTDGSSLQGNSYVKVPTDQRIRFPKSNIIQRSWPSTMDITVESQLDKATHAKKPESIQYCMIDILKNMNKYEIIFDDDGAGEIADIVAIYEDQGNHMVVFDLFHCKYAHAKKTGARVSDLYEVCGQAEKSITWAQQLTMLLERMKYRERQRSTTANPSRFEVGNLHELSIMHKKALRKKMKMNIYIVQPGVQADKITQDMDYILSTAHSYCMDTFGIDLKLIC; the protein is encoded by the coding sequence ATGGATATTATTGAGAAAAAGTTTCAGAATAATTTGTTTGCAGGAATACAATCTAATGGTGTATATTTACAACCTGAACAGATTGTTGGAACATGGGGGAATGGCATTCATGATGGTAAATTACGTCCTGCGCAAATTGGGGCTGTGTGTGCTATAAAGTCTCGTTGGACAATAAAAGGGAATAATTCAACAATCGTCATGCCAACTGGAACTGGGAAAACAGAGACCATGTTAGCAGTAATAGTTGCTGGAAAAATTTTAAGATCTCTTGTTGTTGTACCGTCTGATTTATTGCGCTCACAGCTATACGAAAAATTTAAAAATTTTGGCATTCTTTATCAGATTGGTGTATTAGATGATGATATTAAGACGCCGAATGTTTTGAAGTTAGAACATTCTACGAAAAATTTTGATGAATTTAAGCAGGCGATACTTCAATCGAATGTTATTATATCAACCATGTCGTTATTACAGCATTTATCATCACAGCAGGTGAATTTTTTAGCAGATAATGTTAATTTATTTATGGTGGATGAAGCGCACCATATTGCTTCTAGAACATGGGCTAATACAAAAAAATGGTTTTTAACAAATAAAATTCTACAATTTACAGCTACGCCTTTTCGTGAAGACGGAGAAAAAGTAGATGGAACAATTATATACAATTTCCCATTATCTCTTGCTCAGGAGCAAGGATATTTTAAAAAAATCCAATTTGTATCAGTTGAAGAATATGATGACAGAAAAAGTGATCTGGCGATAGCAACAAAAGCGGTTTCACTTTTGAAAAAAGATATACAAGCAGAATATAAGCATATTTTGCTTGTAAGAGGAAATACGATTACTAGAGCCAATGAACTTTTTAAAATATACAACAAGAAGTTTTCACAGTATCATCCTGTCTTAATTACAAATAAACAATCCAAAAAGGAGCAACAAGAAAATCTGTTGCTATTAAAATCATTAAAATCTAAAATTCTGGTTTGTGTTGATATGTTTGGGGAAGGAATTGATATTCCAAATTTAAAAATTGCAGCTATTCATGATAAATATAAATCAATGCCAATAACATTGCAATTTATAGGACGTTTTGCAAGAGCGGCAGATGGGGTTGGTAGTGCTAAAATTGTAGCTAATATTGCTGACGATAATATCGTGGAGGCAATAGAGGATCTTTATTCGCAGGATGCTGATTGGAATAAGTTATTGCCACTTAAGGCCGATGAATTTATTGATAGCGAGATATCTTTACAAAAAATGGTTAGTGGTTTTCAAGGTAATGGGATAGACAAACTAAATATTTCCCAAATAAGAACGAAGGTTAGCATGATTGCTTATAAGACTGTTGGTAAACAATGGCATCCTGATAATTGGATTCATATATTTAGTAGCGACAGTTGTAGACGCTTTATTAATCAAAAAGAAAAAATAATGATTATCGTAGAACCAACGGAAATTGGTGTAAAATGGACTAATCAGAAAGATTTTAATGATTTGGAATGGCATTTGTATATTATATATTGGAATTGTGAGAAAAATGTAGTTTTTCTTAATGCAACAGATAAGTCTAAAGGATATCGTTTAATCAAGGCTATTTTTGATGTAGAGCCGAAAACAATTAAATCTGATATAGTTTTCCGTAGCTTTAGCGGTATCAAACGATTGATGTTAGGAACAGTTGGCCTTAATTCAGCTATTGATGGACCTGTACGGTATAAAATGTTTGCAGGGATAGATGTTGCGGAAGGAATATCTGAATCACAAAAAGCTAATTGTGTTAAGTCCAATCTATTTGGGAACGGATATAATGGTAAAGGACGCATTAGCATAGGGGCATCATATAAAGGTACAATTTGGTCACGTTGGATAGAAAGCATTGATTTTTGGAAAAATTGGTGTAATCAGATTATTGATAAGGTACTTGATGTAAATATCGATGTTAAGGATATATTAAAAGGAGTTCTTACACGACAAATAATAAAAAAGTTACCTTCAAGACCACCTTATCGGATTGATTGGCCATTTAGATTAGAGAACGAATGTAATGAAAATTTGTGGTTATCTAATACAGTAATAGATATTCCATTTTATGAAAGTAGTATTGAGTTGTGTTATAACGAAATTACTGATGAAAAAATAGTATTCAAAGTTTATACAGACGCGTTTGAGGAAAAAATTTCTTTTGTGATAGAACCTGATGGTGAAAAATTATCTAGTATTTCTAACACAAAATTATTAATAAAAAACCGTCGTGAAAGCAAATCTTTGCTGGAGTTTTTTCGGGAGAATTATCCGATAATTTGGTTTACTGATGGTTCATCACTACAAGGAAATAGTTATGTAAAAGTGCCAACCGATCAGCGTATACGTTTTCCTAAAAGTAATATTATTCAGAGAAGTTGGCCTAGCACGATGGATATTACAGTGGAATCTCAATTGGATAAGGCAACTCATGCTAAGAAACCGGAATCTATACAATATTGTATGATTGATATACTGAAAAATATGAATAAATATGAAATCATTTTTGATGATGATGGAGCAGGAGAAATAGCAGATATCGTTGCGATATATGAGGATCAGGGAAATCATATGGTAGTATTTGATTTATTTCATTGTAAATATGCTCATGCTAAAAAAACAGGAGCACGAGTTAGTGATTTATATGAGGTTTGTGGGCAGGCTGAAAAATCTATAACATGGGCACAGCAATTAACTATGCTATTGGAGCGTATGAAATATCGAGAAAGGCAACGTAGCACTACAGCTAATCCGTCAAGATTTGAGGTCGGTAATTTGCATGAATTATCTATAATGCATAAAAAAGCATTAAGGAAAAAAATGAAAATGAACATTTATATTGTTCAACCAGGAGTGCAAGCAGATAAAATAACACAAGATATGGATTATATCTTATCTACAGCTCATTCATATTGTATGGATACATTTGGAATTGATTTGAAATTAATATGTTAG
- the ltrA gene encoding group II intron reverse transcriptase/maturase produces MQRKQKTNKMDCPCKGMLETDSSKGAQSMTSLGTATKNRVNLLEIILSPANLNEAYLRVKRKKGAAGVDGMKVDEMYGWLKEHKEEFLESLKNGKYKPQPVRRVEIPKPDGGKRKLGIPTVLDRVIQQAIMQVLQPIFEQTFSDNSYGFRPGKSAHLAIKQAEAYYKEGYTKIVDLDLAQYFDTVNHDMLINMLREEIQDERAIALIRKYLKSGVMEGGIISPTMAGTPQGGNLSPLLSNIYLTKFDKLLESRGHKFVRYADDCNIYVKTPRAAKRVMESCINYLEGKLKLKVNRKKSKIGSPLREKFLGFSLHKVVGKIGIRPHQNVIRKFKQKVKEITGRSRGRSIESILLELKNYTIGWLNYFSISDMRSRIQDLNQWIRRRLRMYLWKQWKKISARFKNLNRLGLYKGKAWEYANTRLGYWRIANSPILGKTLTDKYLESLGYMNIAKKYEMFHSR; encoded by the coding sequence ATGCAAAGAAAGCAGAAAACCAATAAAATGGACTGCCCTTGTAAGGGTATGTTGGAAACAGATAGTAGCAAGGGAGCGCAGAGCATGACATCGCTGGGAACTGCAACAAAGAACCGTGTGAACCTGTTAGAAATAATCCTAAGTCCGGCAAATCTCAATGAAGCCTATCTCAGGGTAAAGCGAAAGAAAGGCGCAGCCGGAGTAGATGGCATGAAAGTTGACGAAATGTACGGATGGTTAAAAGAACATAAGGAAGAATTCCTTGAATCGCTAAAGAACGGGAAATATAAACCACAGCCGGTACGGCGGGTAGAAATACCTAAGCCAGACGGAGGGAAAAGAAAGCTTGGCATACCAACAGTACTGGACAGAGTAATACAACAAGCAATAATGCAGGTACTACAGCCAATTTTCGAACAGACATTCTCAGACAACAGTTATGGATTCAGACCGGGAAAGAGTGCGCACCTGGCCATAAAACAGGCGGAAGCCTATTATAAAGAAGGATACACTAAAATAGTGGACCTTGACCTTGCACAGTACTTTGACACGGTAAATCATGACATGCTCATAAACATGCTCCGAGAAGAAATACAGGATGAGCGCGCAATAGCACTCATCCGAAAATATTTAAAGAGCGGAGTAATGGAAGGCGGAATAATAAGCCCGACAATGGCAGGAACGCCGCAGGGAGGAAACCTGTCACCATTACTGTCTAACATCTATCTTACAAAATTTGACAAACTGCTAGAAAGCAGGGGACATAAATTTGTAAGATACGCCGATGACTGTAACATCTATGTAAAAACGCCAAGAGCGGCAAAACGTGTAATGGAGAGCTGTATAAACTATCTTGAAGGAAAACTGAAACTAAAAGTCAACCGGAAGAAAAGTAAAATAGGCAGCCCATTGCGGGAAAAGTTTTTAGGATTTTCTCTGCACAAAGTAGTAGGGAAAATAGGAATCAGGCCACACCAAAATGTAATCCGGAAATTCAAGCAAAAGGTGAAAGAAATAACCGGCCGCAGTCGCGGCCGGTCAATAGAAAGCATCTTGCTTGAATTAAAAAATTATACAATAGGCTGGCTTAATTACTTTTCCATAAGCGATATGCGCAGCAGAATACAAGATTTAAACCAGTGGATTAGGCGTAGATTGAGAATGTATCTGTGGAAACAGTGGAAGAAAATTTCCGCGAGATTTAAAAATCTGAATCGATTAGGATTGTACAAAGGCAAGGCGTGGGAGTATGCCAATACAAGACTGGGGTACTGGCGCATCGCAAACAGTCCAATATTAGGCAAAACACTAACAGATAAATATCTTGAGTCGCTTGGTTATATGAATATAGCCAAGAAATATGAGATGTTTCATTCACGTTAA
- the tnpB gene encoding IS66 family insertion sequence element accessory protein TnpB (TnpB, as the term is used for proteins encoded by IS66 family insertion elements, is considered an accessory protein, since TnpC, encoded by a neighboring gene, is a DDE family transposase.), whose amino-acid sequence MLGDISSVEHIYIACGHTDMRKSIDGLCCLVQQKFKMDPFDKSLFLFSGRKHDRLKALLFEGDGFVLLYKRLENGKFQWPDTPEEVLDLSRQQLRWLLEGLCINQPKAVKKITAKNCI is encoded by the coding sequence ATGCTCGGTGACATATCTTCAGTAGAACATATTTATATAGCCTGTGGTCATACGGATATGAGAAAGTCAATAGATGGTCTTTGCTGTTTAGTACAGCAAAAATTCAAGATGGATCCGTTTGACAAGAGTTTGTTTTTATTCAGCGGCAGGAAACACGACCGGCTTAAAGCATTATTATTTGAAGGTGACGGTTTTGTCCTTTTATATAAACGGCTGGAAAATGGCAAATTCCAGTGGCCGGATACACCTGAAGAAGTACTGGATTTAAGCCGGCAGCAATTACGCTGGCTGCTGGAAGGTTTATGCATAAACCAGCCTAAAGCTGTAAAGAAAATAACCGCTAAAAATTGTATATGA
- the tnpA gene encoding IS66 family insertion sequence element accessory protein TnpA: MQQWRKYLKERAGSNLTVKSFCEKYGLNVKSYYYWQKIIRNEAAKSLVGAIVPVNISGACSLKSAAVPAKIIIRYGDFCLETRDNIRPQYLEETLALFIKMEQKYAR, translated from the coding sequence TTGCAGCAATGGCGGAAGTATTTGAAAGAGCGAGCGGGCAGCAATCTTACAGTAAAATCTTTTTGTGAAAAGTATGGTTTAAACGTAAAAAGTTATTATTATTGGCAGAAAATAATCCGTAATGAAGCAGCTAAGTCTTTAGTAGGTGCTATTGTTCCTGTTAATATTTCGGGTGCCTGCTCGTTAAAATCAGCAGCTGTTCCAGCAAAAATCATCATTCGCTATGGTGATTTTTGCTTGGAAACACGGGATAATATACGCCCTCAATATCTGGAAGAAACGCTGGCGTTATTTATAAAAATGGAACAGAAGTATGCTCGGTGA
- a CDS encoding Fic family protein has protein sequence MLYLSQDYFNDLMVRMAHHSTAIEGNSLTQGETKSILIDGYVPRPMDMRELHEVLNYKTYVPKMLEDLRLKTEISLEYIQSIHAILCHEAIESVPGKFKVRQNMIVGANFETIPPYLVPTELENWRQNLKYQLEQAKSNDEMVEGICRQHIQFEHIHPFPDGNGRVGRALMVYSCLQMKVPPIVIPVEEKKKYINYLNTENLAGLINFSKGLQQKEIERIQAFVHENEQEFVVQNIFQK, from the coding sequence ATGTTGTATTTATCGCAAGATTATTTTAATGACCTTATGGTAAGAATGGCTCACCACAGTACTGCCATTGAAGGAAACAGCCTTACCCAGGGTGAAACGAAAAGCATTCTGATTGATGGCTACGTGCCACGGCCTATGGATATGCGTGAACTCCATGAGGTATTAAATTACAAAACGTATGTCCCTAAAATGCTGGAAGATTTAAGGCTTAAAACAGAAATCTCTCTGGAATATATTCAATCTATACATGCGATTCTTTGTCATGAAGCAATTGAATCCGTTCCGGGTAAATTTAAAGTTCGCCAGAACATGATTGTTGGAGCTAACTTTGAGACAATACCTCCTTACCTTGTACCAACCGAGCTAGAAAATTGGCGGCAAAATTTGAAGTATCAATTAGAACAGGCCAAAAGCAATGATGAAATGGTAGAGGGAATCTGTCGGCAGCATATCCAGTTTGAACACATTCATCCTTTTCCAGACGGAAACGGGCGCGTTGGACGGGCTTTAATGGTCTATAGCTGCCTTCAGATGAAAGTGCCGCCCATTGTCATTCCTGTAGAAGAAAAGAAAAAATACATCAACTATCTCAATACGGAAAACTTAGCGGGACTTATCAATTTTTCAAAGGGACTGCAACAAAAAGAAATAGAACGCATCCAAGCTTTTGTTCATGAAAACGAGCAAGAATTTGTCGTCCAAAACATTTTCCAGAAGTAA
- a CDS encoding helix-turn-helix domain-containing protein, producing MNRPQKKIDDLKQMNKETLAQRIRVVRGYYDKSQTEFAKELGISQSALSAIELDRGMPSADIIQKIGKMGFDLYWLLYGETPKKELSEITVTNTALNWEKIQINKILGSLSYEELRFCRQWLELYAKSLKKSDSK from the coding sequence ATGAATCGTCCGCAAAAAAAGATAGATGATCTAAAACAAATGAATAAAGAAACCCTAGCGCAGCGAATCCGTGTGGTGCGCGGCTACTATGATAAATCACAAACGGAATTTGCCAAAGAATTAGGCATCAGTCAATCTGCTCTTTCGGCCATTGAACTTGATAGAGGCATGCCGTCGGCCGATATCATACAAAAAATCGGGAAAATGGGCTTTGATCTCTATTGGTTGCTTTATGGGGAAACACCTAAAAAAGAACTATCAGAAATAACGGTGACCAATACTGCGTTAAACTGGGAAAAAATTCAAATCAATAAAATTTTGGGTTCTCTTTCCTATGAAGAATTACGTTTTTGCCGTCAATGGCTTGAGCTGTATGCCAAATCGCTAAAGAAATCTGATTCTAAATAA
- a CDS encoding nucleotidyl transferase AbiEii/AbiGii toxin family protein encodes MEENNLYDAVAEFELEPISINTLAIERTFLDKVMAVKRHAICGTLVNKVRHIYDVTALFKREDIQRFLSNAPELKRLLELTKTTDGFYLQKRNIDKDYNPVGKYDFSSWKHCFDDAIHRRYESLHEDLLYTNQNQEFNQAVNTFEQLDHIFEGIGE; translated from the coding sequence ATGGAGGAAAATAATTTATATGATGCTGTTGCAGAATTTGAATTGGAACCAATTTCTATAAATACACTAGCCATAGAGCGGACTTTTCTTGATAAGGTGATGGCTGTAAAAAGGCATGCGATTTGTGGAACATTGGTTAATAAAGTTCGTCACATCTATGATGTAACAGCACTTTTTAAACGAGAGGATATTCAGCGCTTTTTGAGTAATGCGCCAGAGTTAAAAAGGCTGCTTGAGCTTACAAAGACTACGGACGGATTTTACCTGCAGAAGCGCAATATTGATAAAGATTATAACCCAGTTGGTAAATATGATTTTTCTTCGTGGAAGCACTGTTTTGATGATGCTATTCACCGCAGATATGAATCGTTGCATGAGGATTTACTCTATACAAATCAAAATCAGGAATTTAATCAGGCAGTTAATACGTTTGAACAGTTAGACCATATCTTTGAAGGTATCGGTGAATGA
- a CDS encoding DJ-1/PfpI family protein translates to MKKILLFLLEGYADWESEYASAKLNKAELGYCVQTISLNDSPVISQGNISTNIDYSLDSFHDFSTLSAFILIGGIGWGNRNLIRGYNLGRYDSDMSNKINDFINKCLSSDILVAAICDGVTFLADNGYLDSIVHTGNTVEYLQEKAPLYKGTGYFKEKQAVTDHNIITANGTAALEFVREILIKMNMLENEKQAIEWFDLYKKGYYLE, encoded by the coding sequence ATGAAAAAAATTTTGCTTTTTTTATTAGAAGGTTATGCGGATTGGGAATCGGAATATGCAAGTGCTAAGTTAAATAAAGCTGAATTAGGATATTGCGTTCAAACAATTTCCTTAAACGATTCACCGGTTATTTCACAAGGTAATATCTCTACTAATATAGATTATTCTCTAGACTCTTTTCACGATTTTAGCACGCTGTCTGCATTTATATTAATTGGTGGTATTGGCTGGGGCAACAGAAACTTAATAAGAGGATACAACCTGGGACGATACGATTCTGATATGAGCAACAAGATCAATGACTTTATAAACAAGTGTTTATCATCTGACATCTTAGTTGCAGCAATTTGCGACGGGGTTACATTTTTAGCAGATAACGGCTATTTAGATAGTATTGTTCACACTGGTAATACAGTTGAATATCTACAGGAAAAAGCTCCATTATACAAAGGGACCGGGTATTTTAAAGAGAAACAAGCAGTAACCGATCATAATATAATAACTGCCAATGGAACCGCAGCTTTGGAATTTGTACGAGAAATATTAATCAAAATGAATATGTTAGAGAATGAAAAACAGGCAATTGAATGGTTTGATTTATATAAAAAAGGTTATTATTTAGAATAG
- a CDS encoding helix-turn-helix transcriptional regulator — MSNNIGKNKELGNFLKSRREKIRPSQVGLPDNGRRRTPGLRREEVAVLAGIGTTWYTWLEQGRQISVSDSVLASVARALLLDSHETAYIFELAQLKQEKKLEAVVKADTMYQNFLDSLNYSPATMIDKYWNVIAWNKAAETVFINFADIDIVERNILKLMFTNEEYQSRFANWEKKAKRMLAVFRAECADTVNDIWLKKFIGDLEVKSTAFAKWWQLYDVAAEKEIRKIINHPQVGKLSFEHTVFLTPENNFKIYINTPEKATDTVDKMKILLN, encoded by the coding sequence ATGAGTAATAATATTGGTAAAAATAAAGAATTAGGAAATTTTTTAAAATCACGGCGGGAAAAAATACGTCCATCGCAGGTAGGATTGCCCGATAACGGACGACGGCGCACACCGGGACTGCGGCGGGAAGAAGTCGCTGTGCTGGCGGGAATAGGGACTACATGGTATACATGGCTGGAACAGGGGCGGCAGATAAGTGTATCTGATAGTGTATTGGCAAGTGTAGCCCGAGCATTATTGCTTGATAGTCATGAAACAGCGTATATTTTTGAATTAGCGCAGTTAAAACAGGAAAAAAAATTAGAAGCGGTTGTAAAAGCCGATACTATGTACCAAAATTTTCTAGACAGCCTTAATTATTCACCGGCAACAATGATTGATAAATATTGGAATGTAATAGCTTGGAATAAGGCGGCAGAAACTGTATTTATTAATTTTGCGGACATTGATATTGTCGAAAGAAATATATTAAAATTGATGTTTACCAACGAAGAATATCAAAGTCGTTTTGCTAATTGGGAAAAAAAGGCCAAAAGAATGCTGGCTGTTTTTCGCGCTGAATGTGCTGATACTGTAAACGACATCTGGCTTAAAAAGTTTATCGGTGATTTAGAAGTAAAAAGTACGGCGTTTGCTAAGTGGTGGCAATTGTATGATGTGGCAGCGGAAAAAGAAATACGTAAAATAATCAATCATCCGCAGGTCGGTAAATTATCATTTGAGCATACGGTATTTTTAACACCGGAAAATAATTTTAAAATATATATTAATACACCGGAAAAAGCAACGGATACGGTAGATAAGATGAAAATATTATTGAACTAA
- a CDS encoding MFS transporter produces MNTTNYISVPATAEKNSLTNLLLIIMSIAAGISAASLYYMQPLLAQIAAYYNINPANAGLIVTLTQIGFALGILLLLPLADILEKRRFIVIMSTLAGIALLTLYISPNLYLMTVAALFIGFTSVIPQLLIPLGAQLAKPQKRGSAIGSIMSGILIGILLSRVFSGYIAQFYNWKTIYIIASFIMFILAVILRFTLPRSPALNKIKYSQSLLSIFTVIKNYPALRQASIIGAMAFFAFSIFWTTLTFQLHDYYQLNSSYAGLFGLIGVIGAASAPFFGRIADKKGTRFTVGSSILVIIISYLIFLLCGYTLWGLIIGLILLDIGVQCCNVSNQTRIHQLNENARSRITAVYMITFFVGGALGSFSGAWAYQHYSWTGSCLLALLTQIIALIRFIK; encoded by the coding sequence ATGAATACTACTAATTACATTTCGGTCCCAGCAACAGCCGAAAAAAACAGCCTTACTAATTTATTATTAATAATAATGTCAATTGCTGCCGGTATTTCTGCAGCCAGCCTTTATTATATGCAGCCCTTACTGGCACAAATAGCCGCCTATTACAATATCAATCCGGCTAATGCCGGTCTCATCGTAACCTTAACCCAAATAGGTTTTGCTCTAGGTATACTGTTACTGCTTCCCTTAGCTGACATTTTAGAAAAACGGCGTTTTATTGTTATAATGTCAACTTTAGCTGGCATAGCTTTATTAACTTTATATATTTCGCCTAATCTGTATTTAATGACCGTTGCCGCTTTATTTATCGGTTTTACTTCTGTTATTCCTCAGCTTTTAATTCCACTTGGTGCCCAACTGGCCAAGCCACAAAAACGTGGCAGCGCTATCGGCTCTATTATGAGCGGTATATTGATCGGCATACTATTATCACGTGTTTTCAGTGGCTATATCGCTCAATTCTATAATTGGAAAACCATTTATATAATAGCTTCTTTTATCATGTTTATTCTAGCAGTAATACTGCGTTTCACTCTGCCCCGTTCACCTGCCCTTAACAAAATTAAATATTCACAATCGTTATTATCAATATTTACTGTTATAAAAAATTATCCAGCCCTGCGACAGGCTTCTATTATTGGTGCTATGGCTTTTTTTGCCTTTAGTATTTTTTGGACTACACTTACATTTCAATTACATGATTATTATCAACTTAATTCCAGTTATGCCGGTTTATTTGGTCTTATTGGTGTCATTGGCGCCGCCTCAGCTCCATTTTTTGGTCGTATTGCCGATAAAAAAGGCACCCGTTTTACTGTTGGAAGCAGCATTTTAGTCATTATTATTTCCTATCTTATTTTTCTGCTGTGCGGCTACACTTTATGGGGATTAATCATCGGCTTAATTTTACTCGATATCGGTGTTCAGTGCTGCAATGTCAGCAATCAAACCCGCATTCACCAATTAAATGAAAATGCCCGCAGCCGTATTACGGCAGTATATATGATTACCTTTTTTGTCGGCGGTGCACTTGGTTCCTTCAGCGGTGCCTGGGCTTATCAGCATTATAGCTGGACAGGCAGCTGCCTATTGGCATTACTTACACAAATAATTGCTCTAATTCGTTTTATTAAATAA
- a CDS encoding putative holin-like toxin, translating into MFRFFLYGGGGAVNTFQVLSLMISFGILIVAIISYTKMK; encoded by the coding sequence ATGTTTCGGTTCTTCCTCTATGGAGGAGGTGGTGCTGTGAATACATTTCAAGTCTTATCTCTAATGATAAGTTTTGGTATTCTTATAGTTGCCATTATTTCATATACTAAAATGAAATAG
- a CDS encoding helix-turn-helix transcriptional regulator codes for MKTGRLASILYVLANTDKTTVRELADRFETSKRTIQRDLAALSCAGIKIESISGHDGGIHILEKHKFNKNILSTGEIKQIFTGLNALKSIDSDTSITNLIAKLIPEKEGTAFSKSEYAIDFSAWYPNDITAKKMSDLHQAITDQHCIRLEYISTDSRIERIIEPYKLVFKQSNWYLYAFCRKRKDFRLFKISRIASYKVLEETFQVQPIEKIKMLQNNEADIFNSKDKTKLFEVVLEYNKADEFYLTNKIDACFLKRSIKKRDTKGQICFNVYNLNWAADFVFSILDKVKIISPVELKAEIEQKLNKIYSFYKGDI; via the coding sequence TTGAAAACAGGTCGATTAGCCAGCATACTTTATGTACTTGCAAATACTGATAAAACTACAGTCAGGGAACTTGCTGACCGTTTCGAAACATCAAAAAGAACAATTCAAAGAGATTTAGCTGCCTTAAGTTGCGCTGGAATCAAAATTGAATCTATTTCTGGCCATGATGGTGGCATACATATTTTAGAAAAACATAAATTTAACAAGAATATCCTTTCAACTGGCGAAATTAAACAAATATTTACAGGACTAAATGCTCTTAAAAGTATTGACAGTGATACTTCTATAACAAATTTAATTGCAAAGCTTATTCCTGAAAAAGAAGGAACTGCTTTTTCTAAAAGTGAGTATGCCATCGATTTTTCAGCATGGTACCCGAATGATATCACTGCTAAAAAAATGTCTGACCTGCATCAGGCCATTACTGACCAGCATTGCATTCGTTTAGAATACATATCTACAGATTCCCGAATAGAGAGGATAATAGAACCGTACAAATTAGTTTTTAAACAGTCAAACTGGTATCTGTATGCTTTTTGCCGGAAGCGAAAAGATTTCCGGCTATTTAAAATCAGCCGGATTGCCTCATATAAGGTGCTGGAGGAAACATTTCAAGTTCAGCCTATTGAAAAAATTAAAATGCTGCAAAATAATGAAGCAGACATTTTCAATTCCAAGGATAAAACTAAACTTTTTGAAGTTGTCCTTGAATATAATAAAGCAGATGAATTTTATTTGACAAATAAAATCGATGCTTGTTTCTTGAAACGTTCGATTAAAAAACGTGATACCAAAGGACAAATCTGTTTTAATGTTTATAATTTAAACTGGGCAGCAGATTTTGTATTTAGTATCCTGGACAAAGTTAAGATTATTTCTCCTGTAGAGTTGAAAGCAGAAATTGAGCAGAAATTAAATAAAATATATTCTTTTTATAAAGGTGACATATAG